In a single window of the Streptomyces sp. NBC_00285 genome:
- a CDS encoding multicopper oxidase domain-containing protein, giving the protein MAAVDRRGFNRRVLLGGAAVATSLSMAPEARSDTRPAQAAPGGEVRHIKLYAEKLADGQMGYGFEKGRATIPGPLIELNEGDTLHIEFENTTDVRASLHVHGLDYEVSSDGTKLNKSDVEPGGTRTYTWRTHVPGRRSDGTWRAGSAGYWHYHDHVVGTEHGTGGIRKGLYGPVIVRRKGDVLPDATHTIVFNDMLINNKPAHSGPDFEATVGDRVEFVMITHGEYYHTFHMHGHRWADNRTGMLTGPDDPSQVIDNKIVGPADSFGFQVIAGEGVGAGAWMYHCHVQSHSDMGMVGLFLVKKTDGTIPDYEPHEHGSTSAGHEH; this is encoded by the coding sequence ATGGCCGCAGTGGACAGACGTGGGTTCAACCGACGGGTACTGCTGGGCGGCGCGGCCGTCGCGACATCGTTGTCCATGGCGCCGGAGGCCAGGAGCGACACCCGTCCGGCGCAGGCCGCTCCGGGCGGCGAGGTCAGACACATCAAGCTGTACGCCGAGAAGCTCGCCGACGGGCAGATGGGCTACGGCTTCGAGAAGGGCAGGGCGACGATCCCCGGTCCGCTCATCGAGCTCAACGAGGGCGACACCCTGCACATCGAGTTCGAGAACACGACGGACGTCAGGGCGAGCCTGCACGTCCACGGCCTGGACTACGAAGTCTCCAGCGACGGCACGAAGTTGAACAAGAGCGACGTGGAGCCGGGCGGCACCCGTACCTACACCTGGCGTACCCATGTGCCGGGCCGCCGGAGCGACGGCACCTGGCGGGCGGGCAGCGCGGGCTACTGGCACTACCACGACCACGTGGTCGGCACGGAGCACGGCACCGGCGGCATCCGCAAGGGCCTCTACGGCCCGGTGATCGTCCGCCGCAAGGGCGACGTCCTCCCGGACGCGACCCACACGATCGTCTTCAACGACATGCTCATCAACAACAAGCCGGCGCACTCGGGGCCCGACTTCGAGGCCACGGTGGGTGATCGCGTCGAATTCGTGATGATCACGCACGGCGAGTACTACCACACCTTCCACATGCACGGTCACCGCTGGGCGGACAACCGTACGGGCATGCTCACCGGTCCCGACGACCCGAGCCAGGTCATCGACAACAAGATCGTGGGCCCGGCGGACTCCTTCGGCTTCCAGGTGATCGCGGGGGAGGGGGTCGGGGCGGGCGCGTGGATGTACCACTGCCATGTGCAGAGCCACTCCGACATGGGGATGGTGGGACTGTTCCTGGTGAAGAAGACGGACGGGACGATTCCCGACTACGAGCCGCACGAGCACGGAAGCACATCGGCCGGGCACGAGCACTGA
- a CDS encoding ornithine cyclodeaminase family protein: MTLLLTRGDLEKLLEPEACVDVLRDGFRDAETVPIAGQRVRTDLPFPGTATALIPGLLPGVPAYTVKVNAKFPGARPALRGVICLHSGADGELLALLDSATVTAWRTGLAAALGTHLLAGAGEVVGVIGAGAQAELMVRGLASLRPRGALVVHDTSADRAAEFAARHGGTVLASAPEVAAVADLVLSATWSREPLLHLADTRQGQHFTSLGVDEPGKAELAADLLEAALVVVDDRSLALSMGAPAAGGTVGATLGEVVRGEHPGRTGAEDRTVYAPVGLPWQDLALAWTAYGLAEREGIGRRVDLLA, translated from the coding sequence GTGACTCTTCTCCTCACGCGCGGTGATCTGGAAAAACTGCTGGAGCCGGAGGCCTGTGTCGACGTTCTGCGGGACGGCTTCCGGGACGCGGAGACGGTGCCGATCGCGGGGCAACGGGTGCGCACGGACCTCCCGTTCCCCGGTACGGCAACCGCCCTGATCCCGGGCCTGCTGCCCGGCGTCCCGGCCTACACGGTCAAGGTGAACGCCAAGTTCCCCGGTGCCCGGCCCGCCCTGCGCGGGGTCATCTGCCTGCACAGCGGGGCCGACGGCGAACTCCTCGCGCTGCTGGACTCGGCGACGGTCACGGCGTGGCGGACGGGACTGGCGGCGGCGCTGGGCACCCATCTGCTCGCGGGTGCGGGCGAGGTCGTCGGCGTGATCGGGGCGGGCGCGCAGGCCGAGTTGATGGTGCGAGGGCTGGCGTCGCTGCGGCCCCGCGGTGCCCTGGTCGTCCACGACACGTCGGCCGACCGCGCCGCGGAGTTCGCCGCACGGCACGGCGGGACCGTGCTGGCCTCCGCGCCGGAGGTCGCCGCCGTCGCCGACCTCGTCCTGTCGGCGACCTGGTCGAGGGAGCCGTTGCTGCACCTGGCGGACACCAGGCAGGGGCAGCACTTCACGAGCCTAGGGGTGGACGAACCGGGCAAGGCGGAACTCGCGGCTGATCTGCTGGAGGCGGCCCTGGTCGTGGTCGACGACCGCTCGCTCGCCCTGAGCATGGGCGCGCCGGCGGCCGGGGGAACTGTCGGCGCGACCCTGGGCGAGGTGGTCCGGGGTGAGCACCCCGGGCGGACGGGAGCGGAGGACCGTACCGTCTACGCCCCCGTCGGTCTGCCCTGGCAGGACCTCGCGCTCGCCTGGACGGCGTACGGGCTTGCCGAGCGGGAGGGGATCGGGCGGCGGGTGGATCTGCTGGCCTGA
- a CDS encoding LacI family DNA-binding transcriptional regulator, with amino-acid sequence MTDTAPRPTLEAVAARAGVSRATVSRVVNGGDGVREPLVERVRRAVEELGYVPNQAARSLVTRRHDAIAVVVAEPETRVFADPFFGLQLRGISKELTAHDNQLVLLLTEGRDDHARVGRYLAGGHVDGALVFSLHFDDLLPGLIQRAGVPTVFGGRPGWSDGTTDVVYVDSDNRGGAREAVRHLVGLGRTRVAHITGALDQTSAVDRLDGYKDVMGDGDPDLVVQGDFTPAGGERAMRELLDRRPDVDAVFAANDLTASGGLRVLRERGRRVPEDVAVIGFDDMLPVAEQTDPPLTTVRQDIEEMGRLMARLLLRGLDPRGAGAAPAAVVLPTTLVRRASA; translated from the coding sequence GTGACCGACACAGCGCCGCGTCCCACTCTGGAGGCCGTGGCCGCACGGGCCGGGGTGTCCCGGGCCACCGTGTCCCGCGTGGTGAACGGCGGGGACGGGGTCAGGGAGCCGCTCGTCGAGCGGGTGCGCAGGGCCGTCGAGGAACTCGGATACGTCCCCAACCAGGCCGCCCGCAGTCTTGTCACCCGGCGCCACGACGCCATCGCGGTGGTCGTCGCCGAGCCGGAGACCCGGGTCTTCGCCGACCCCTTCTTCGGGCTGCAACTCCGCGGGATCAGCAAGGAGTTGACCGCCCACGACAACCAACTCGTGCTGCTGCTCACCGAGGGCCGGGACGACCACGCCCGCGTCGGACGCTACCTCGCCGGAGGACATGTCGACGGCGCGCTCGTCTTCTCACTGCACTTCGACGACCTGCTGCCCGGCCTGATCCAACGGGCGGGTGTCCCCACGGTGTTCGGCGGGCGCCCCGGCTGGAGCGACGGGACCACGGACGTCGTGTACGTCGACAGCGACAACCGCGGCGGTGCCCGCGAGGCCGTACGCCACCTCGTCGGCCTCGGGCGCACCCGCGTCGCCCACATCACCGGCGCCCTCGACCAGACCTCCGCGGTGGACCGGCTCGACGGCTACAAGGACGTGATGGGCGACGGCGACCCGGACCTCGTCGTACAGGGCGACTTCACCCCGGCCGGCGGTGAGCGTGCGATGCGGGAACTGCTCGACCGCCGACCGGACGTGGACGCGGTGTTCGCCGCCAACGACCTCACCGCGTCCGGCGGTCTGCGTGTGCTGCGCGAGCGGGGGCGCCGGGTGCCCGAGGACGTGGCGGTGATCGGCTTCGACGACATGCTGCCGGTCGCCGAGCAGACCGATCCGCCCCTGACGACCGTCCGTCAGGACATCGAGGAGATGGGCCGGTTGATGGCCCGCCTGCTGCTGCGGGGTCTCGACCCGAGGGGCGCGGGGGCCGCACCGGCCGCGGTGGTGCTGCCGACCACGCTGGTGCGGCGCGCCTCGGCGTGA
- a CDS encoding VOC family protein: MLTTRYVTGAPNWLDIGTPDIDGAASFYGGLFGWEFQPGPPEAGGYGFFQLAGKTAAGGMQTTPDQGPPSWTVYFLTSDADATAKAAEQAHGSVLMQPMDVLDAGRMAILADKAGVPFGIWQPGRTKGLDVTQEPGSLCWVELYTADLPMAAFFYHAALGMETYGVDFPGGSYTTVLPGGQSEDAMFGGIVPLADDPLEAESGPHWLPYFEVTDTDTAVAKAQELGGTVRMPAVDVPGVGRVAKLTDPYGARFAVIKSAPQQT; encoded by the coding sequence ATGCTCACCACCCGTTATGTCACCGGCGCTCCGAACTGGCTCGACATCGGCACCCCCGACATCGACGGCGCCGCTTCCTTCTACGGCGGACTGTTCGGCTGGGAGTTCCAGCCGGGCCCGCCCGAAGCCGGCGGTTACGGCTTCTTCCAGCTGGCCGGCAAGACCGCCGCCGGCGGCATGCAGACCACCCCGGACCAGGGCCCACCGTCATGGACCGTGTATTTCCTGACCTCGGACGCGGACGCCACCGCGAAGGCCGCCGAGCAGGCGCACGGCTCCGTGCTGATGCAGCCCATGGATGTGCTGGACGCGGGCCGCATGGCGATCCTCGCCGACAAGGCGGGAGTGCCCTTCGGCATCTGGCAGCCAGGGCGCACCAAGGGGCTCGACGTCACCCAGGAGCCGGGCTCGCTGTGCTGGGTCGAGCTGTACACGGCCGACCTGCCGATGGCCGCCTTCTTCTATCACGCGGCGCTGGGCATGGAGACCTACGGCGTGGACTTCCCCGGCGGCTCCTATACGACCGTGCTGCCGGGCGGACAGAGCGAGGACGCCATGTTCGGCGGGATCGTCCCGCTGGCCGACGACCCGCTGGAGGCGGAGAGCGGGCCGCACTGGCTGCCGTACTTCGAGGTCACCGACACGGACACCGCGGTAGCGAAGGCGCAGGAGCTGGGCGGCACGGTCCGGATGCCGGCCGTGGACGTACCGGGCGTCGGCCGTGTCGCCAAGCTGACCGACCCGTACGGCGCCCGTTTCGCCGTGATCAAGAGCGCGCCGCAGCAGACCTGA
- a CDS encoding WhiB family transcriptional regulator, which produces MHTDTITPADLAWQTQALCAETGADFFFPEPGSSVREAKRICGMCEMRPACLEYALSNDERFGVWGGLSEKERLELRRPGNR; this is translated from the coding sequence ATGCACACCGACACGATCACCCCGGCCGACCTGGCCTGGCAGACACAGGCACTGTGCGCGGAGACCGGGGCGGACTTCTTCTTTCCCGAGCCGGGCAGTTCGGTACGGGAGGCGAAACGCATCTGCGGCATGTGCGAGATGCGTCCGGCCTGTCTCGAGTACGCCCTGTCCAACGACGAACGCTTCGGCGTCTGGGGCGGGTTGTCGGAGAAGGAGCGGCTGGAACTCCGGCGGCCGGGAAACCGGTGA
- a CDS encoding SDR family oxidoreductase, with amino-acid sequence MGDLIGEDELAAFHRTVGKLRELPVDDPVRLRAEQVAASFARDGRLRRRKARGAETTAADAGVMAGTATGAHDRREDAPLAESGDAGVYRKPRSCYVCKSPYRQVDAFYHRLCPRCAADNTARRGLSTDLSGRRVLLTGGRVKIGFQLALMMLRDGAELLVTSRFPHDTVRRFETEPGSGKWLDRLTVVAVDLRDPRQVLGLCEELRQEGGPLDILVNNAAQTVRRPPESYALLASGERDALPKGVRAAPGFAPTRMLESGAASLPVALREADEAGLLPDPSPENSWSARLGALDPAEVLETQLVNALAPALLCDRLLPLLLASPHPRRYVVNVTAVEGRFAVRNKTAGHPHTNMAKAALNMLTRTSAAELAEQGVHMCAVDTGWITDENPAPKKERMARAGFRTPLDIVDGAARVYDPIVRGEAGAPVSGVFLKDYRQAEW; translated from the coding sequence ATGGGTGACCTGATCGGCGAGGACGAGCTCGCCGCCTTCCACCGTACGGTCGGGAAGCTGCGCGAGCTGCCCGTCGACGACCCCGTGCGACTGCGGGCCGAACAGGTCGCCGCGTCCTTCGCCCGCGACGGACGGCTGAGGCGGCGCAAGGCGCGGGGCGCCGAGACGACCGCCGCCGACGCCGGGGTGATGGCCGGCACCGCGACCGGCGCCCACGACCGCCGCGAGGACGCGCCGCTGGCCGAATCAGGCGACGCCGGCGTCTACCGCAAGCCGCGCAGTTGCTATGTCTGCAAGTCGCCCTACCGACAGGTCGACGCCTTCTACCACCGGCTCTGTCCGCGGTGCGCCGCCGACAACACGGCTCGCCGGGGCCTCTCCACCGACCTCTCGGGGCGCCGTGTGCTGCTCACCGGCGGCCGGGTGAAGATCGGCTTCCAACTGGCTCTCATGATGCTCCGGGACGGGGCGGAGCTGCTGGTGACCAGCCGTTTCCCGCACGACACCGTGCGCCGTTTCGAGACGGAGCCGGGCAGCGGGAAGTGGCTCGACCGGCTGACCGTCGTCGCGGTCGACCTGCGTGACCCGCGCCAGGTGCTCGGTCTGTGCGAGGAACTGCGCCAGGAGGGCGGCCCGTTGGACATCCTCGTCAACAACGCGGCGCAGACGGTACGCCGGCCGCCCGAGTCGTACGCCCTGCTCGCCTCCGGTGAGCGGGACGCGCTGCCCAAGGGAGTGCGGGCAGCACCGGGCTTCGCCCCGACGCGGATGCTGGAGAGCGGCGCCGCGTCGCTGCCCGTCGCACTGCGCGAGGCCGACGAGGCCGGTCTGCTGCCCGATCCGTCCCCGGAGAACTCCTGGTCGGCCCGGCTCGGCGCGCTCGACCCGGCCGAGGTCCTGGAGACTCAGCTCGTCAACGCGCTCGCCCCGGCGTTGCTCTGCGATCGTCTGCTGCCCCTGTTGCTCGCCTCCCCGCACCCGCGCAGGTACGTCGTCAACGTGACGGCCGTCGAGGGCCGTTTCGCCGTCCGCAACAAGACGGCCGGGCACCCGCACACCAACATGGCCAAGGCCGCCCTCAACATGCTCACCCGCACGAGCGCTGCCGAACTCGCCGAGCAGGGCGTGCACATGTGCGCCGTCGACACCGGCTGGATCACCGACGAGAACCCGGCACCGAAGAAGGAGCGCATGGCTCGCGCCGGGTTCCGCACGCCGCTGGACATCGTGGACGGGGCCGCCAGGGTGTACGACCCGATCGTGCGCGGTGAGGCGGGCGCCCCCGTCTCCGGGGTCTTCCTGAAGGACTACCGGCAGGCGGAGTGGTGA
- a CDS encoding AAA family ATPase produces the protein MTTETERSPTSRLETFIDAMIDMGQTGQIFGEHGIGKTATFFSHVARGDPDATLVYVPAANLTPDDLLVNAPVRDPHTGELVLRQLVMSQLKPGRPFVLLIDDSLQAGATIQSQLMQIACNWTLGEHDLRVLGCIGVFLTDNESLAETSARRSDLALLDRMVTLRITANDTSWRRHLAAKYRPWDLRPVFSLWASLSPALRELLSPRTLDHVLANAREGFPLRWGLPLVDGERLRLTEPAPDGRPGLDRTAEILDHVAESLGVPNPSTIPDPVRQVVRAALRGRWTVLLQGPPGCGKTELVRETVRAGLGREPLYFSLPVTNVEDLCAPIPSADGTLDNLLAAKFTGPEPKAIMWDEYNRPRDKAAFAKLMEITQEWSLAGRRIENLRAQIAVQNPPYHLGRKMLVARNNIAQATRFTASLQVEPEDIPANEWLLARYGSDAETVLEWWKHDIDDDGRAWITKRTLERLIKLQRRGLPLEMGTIYLGDGEYAPVPLTALLDRFRGRPVTGLRELARDVGAWEARLRRAASHSSEGGDDSDVVHQILANAELSQLRKHRAAVTRLVALLPAKLRATYLVGASEQQQRFWTEVFMAMRR, from the coding sequence ATGACGACGGAAACAGAGCGGTCGCCCACTTCTCGCCTGGAGACCTTCATCGACGCGATGATCGACATGGGGCAGACGGGGCAGATCTTCGGCGAGCACGGCATCGGCAAGACGGCGACGTTCTTCTCGCACGTCGCCCGGGGGGACCCGGACGCCACGCTGGTGTACGTCCCCGCGGCGAACCTCACGCCGGACGACCTGCTCGTCAACGCCCCGGTGCGCGACCCGCACACCGGGGAACTGGTCCTGCGCCAGCTGGTGATGAGCCAGCTGAAGCCGGGGCGGCCGTTCGTGCTGCTCATCGACGACTCCCTGCAGGCGGGCGCCACGATCCAGTCGCAGCTGATGCAGATCGCCTGCAACTGGACGCTCGGTGAGCACGATCTGCGCGTCCTGGGCTGCATCGGCGTCTTCCTCACGGACAACGAGTCGCTGGCGGAGACGTCGGCCAGGCGCAGCGACCTCGCGCTGCTCGACCGCATGGTGACGCTGCGGATCACGGCGAACGACACCTCGTGGCGGCGGCATCTGGCGGCCAAGTACCGCCCGTGGGACCTGCGTCCGGTGTTCTCACTGTGGGCGTCGCTCTCCCCCGCCCTGCGCGAGCTGCTGTCCCCGCGCACCCTGGACCACGTCCTGGCGAACGCGCGGGAGGGGTTCCCGCTGCGCTGGGGCCTGCCACTGGTCGACGGGGAGCGGCTGCGGCTGACCGAGCCGGCGCCGGACGGCAGGCCCGGACTGGACCGTACGGCCGAGATCCTGGACCACGTCGCCGAGTCGCTCGGCGTGCCCAACCCCTCGACGATCCCCGACCCGGTACGGCAGGTGGTGCGGGCCGCCCTGCGGGGCCGCTGGACGGTGCTGCTGCAGGGCCCGCCGGGCTGCGGCAAGACGGAGCTGGTGCGGGAGACGGTCCGGGCGGGGCTGGGCCGGGAACCGCTGTACTTCTCGCTGCCGGTGACGAACGTCGAGGACCTGTGTGCGCCGATCCCGTCGGCGGACGGCACCCTCGACAACCTGCTGGCCGCGAAGTTCACCGGGCCGGAGCCCAAGGCGATCATGTGGGACGAGTACAACCGGCCCAGGGACAAGGCCGCGTTCGCCAAGCTCATGGAGATCACCCAGGAGTGGTCACTGGCCGGCCGGCGGATCGAGAACCTGCGGGCGCAGATCGCGGTGCAGAACCCGCCGTACCACCTGGGCCGCAAGATGCTGGTGGCGCGGAACAACATCGCGCAGGCGACCCGGTTCACGGCCTCGCTCCAGGTGGAGCCCGAGGACATACCGGCCAACGAGTGGCTGCTGGCCCGGTACGGCTCGGACGCCGAGACGGTCCTGGAGTGGTGGAAGCACGACATCGACGACGACGGGCGCGCCTGGATCACCAAGCGCACCCTGGAGCGGTTGATCAAGCTGCAGCGGCGCGGACTGCCGCTGGAGATGGGCACGATCTATCTCGGCGACGGCGAGTACGCGCCCGTGCCGCTCACCGCGCTGCTCGACCGCTTCCGGGGCCGCCCGGTCACCGGTCTGCGCGAGCTCGCGCGCGATGTCGGCGCCTGGGAGGCCCGGCTGCGCCGCGCCGCCTCTCACTCCTCGGAGGGCGGCGACGACAGCGACGTCGTCCACCAGATCCTCGCCAACGCGGAACTGTCCCAGCTCCGCAAGCACCGCGCGGCCGTGACCCGCCTGGTGGCCCTGCTGCCGGCGAAGCTCCGGGCGACCTATCTGGTGGGCGCCTCGGAGCAGCAACAGCGGTTCTGGACGGAGGTGTTCATGGCGATGCGCCGGTGA